From the Methanofollis sp. genome, the window GGAGGTCCTCGGAGATAGCGGCGATGCGGTCAAAATCGGTCGCACCGACAGACTGGACGGCAAAACCCTCATAGAACGCGGATACGGCGACGACACCCGGCTGGGAAAGGATGAGATGCAGGGACCCCTCGTTCAGTTCGGGCACCGCGGACCCTGCAGTGGCAGAATCCTCGACCTCGGGAAACGCCGTTACAGGGGCCGCGCTTTCCTCGGCCGGACTCTCCCATCCAATAAGATACCCCGCATCCCGGCACCTCTCCAGGGCAAGGCCGTATTCATCATCCCCGTACCTGCTGAGCTCGCACGGGAGTGACGATTCGGCAAGGAGGCGGGCGAGGGCAAAACCACCTCTCAACTCCTTTGTCCCCTCCCGGCACCAGGCAGCTACCGCTCTTCCCTCGTCAGAGAGGACGAAGCCTTCGCCGTCGTCGGTGCGCACTCGCACAATGGCGTGGAATGCTTCGGTGAATGGCAGCACCTCGGTGAGAGGGGCCGTCATGCTCCCGAAAGTCTTCCCATCAGGCAACATCATGATACGTACTCTACAGGGCTGCGATGATCCGTTCCTTGTTCTTCTTCAACTCGTACCGGATCCTGCCGATATTGGCGCGGTCACCGGCAACGATGGCGATGAGTTCGTCCTCAGAAAGAGGAGAGAGGAGGATGGGCCCGCTCTCCAGTTCAACAAGCATCTGATTGAGAATCCCTTTGCCGAGTTCGGTACCCATCGCTTCGGAGGTACCCATACCTGTCGATGCCATGGCGCCGAGGGCATCGGTGTCGATATCCCCGGAGATTGCGTCCTCGATCACAAACCCGTCCCGCCCGACGACAACAGCAGCGGTCACACCATCAAGCCTGAGAAACTCCGTCAAGATCTGTTTGAGCATCTCCATTTTAATTCACTTCCTTTTCCTGAATAATCTCATGACCGCTGCCGGACTGCTGTACCACCCGGATCCGCATCGGCATCCGACCCAGGGCATGGGTTGCACAGGAGATGCATGGATCATAGGCACGGATGACGGTTTCGATCCTATTCGATGCGGCTTCGGTCAGTTCACCGCCGACGATCACCTTGCGGGCAACGTCCTCGATACCCCTGTCCATTGCGTAATTGTTCTGGCAGGTGGCGACGATGAGGTTGCACTTCTCGATCATGCCCTGCTCGTCCACCGTGTAATCATGGATGAGGGTGCCGCGCGGGGCTTCGACGATCCCAACGCCGCGCTTTGCCGCGATGCCGGTGACAGGTGTCCTGACATCGGTGCCGGTGATGGCCGGGTCTTCGAGGAGGGCGACGGCCTTCTCGCAGGCACCGAGGAACTCGACATATCGCGCGATGTTGTAGGCGAGGGTCGTCTGGGTGCAGGCGCCGAAGGTCTCGTGATATTCGGCAAGGGCGGCATCGGCCTTCGGCGTGCCCATGGACTGCACGATGTTCAGCCGCGCGAGGGGGCCGACCCGGTAGTGGTCGCCGCCGGCAAGGCGGCAGAACTTGAGGTACGACCAGTCCTCAGAGTATTCCCGGATCTGCCTGGCGTACTCCTGGCCGGTGAACGAACCTGCCGGGGAACCATCTTTCCCCAGGATCTTCACCTCGCCGCCAAGAACGCTGTGGACCCCGTTGTCAGAGAGGCCCATGAAGGCCGTCTCGACCGCACCAAGGGAGAGGTCGACGCCGTCCATGATCCCCCGCGCCGTCTCCCATCCCTCTTCAGCAACGGCAAGGCCTGCCTGTGCCGATGCAAGGAGCGTCTGACGCTGGTCTTCGGAGAGGGGGCGGGACATGCCGCCGGGGATGGCATTGCTCGGGTGGATCGGTTTGCCGCCGACGGCCTCAGTGATCCGCTGGCCGAGTTTTCTCACCTCGATCGCCTTTTTTGCGATCTCGGGGACCTTTTTCGCAAGCCCGATGACATTCCTCTCCTCTGCCGGAGCGTCGCCAAGGAGGAAGTCGGGTGCAGCAAGCATGAAAAAGTGGAGGGCGTGCGAGTGGATGTACTGCCCGGCCATCAGGAGTTCCCTGAGTTTTTTTGCGGTGGCAGGTAGTTCTGCGCCGAAGATCTGGTCGGTCGCCATGGCCGCCGCCACATGGTGGGAGGTGGGGCATATACCGCAGATCCGTGGGGTGATTCTCGGCGCCTCCTCGACGGCCGCACCGAGCAGGAACTTCTCGAAGCCGCGGAGTTCGACGACATTGAAGTGGGCGCTCGATACCTCGCCCTTCTCGTCGAGGTCGATCCGCACCTCTGCGTGCCCCTCGATCCGGGTCACCGGCGAGATGGTCAGCCGCGTCAATTTCCTGCCCCCTTCACGAGGTCACGGATCTTTGAGATCTCTTTGTCTTCCATGATCAGGCTCCCGATAGTGAAGGGATACATGGTGTGGGCCACGTCGTAGATCTCTTTCTCAACCTCCTTCTGGGGGAGGTCGGTGAGGTCGGCGATCCGCTTCACCATCATATTGTAGATGTCGCGGCAGGGTTCCCTGAGGATGTCAAGGGAGGGGCCGTTGCAGCCGTGGCAGGGGACGTTGTTGTGGGGGCAGGAGGCGTTGCACCGGCCAAAGGTGACAGGGCCAAGGCAGAGGTAGCCCTGGCCGAGGAGGCAGTGCTCGCGGTCAGGAATACCTTCATAGCGCCTCTTCAGGTGCCAGTCCTTGACATCGCCCATCTTCCGGTCGCACTCGGAACAGACCGATTTTTTGGAGAGTTCGACCCTGTTCCCGGAAACAAGGGCCGGAAGGATCTCTTT encodes:
- a CDS encoding roadblock/LC7 domain-containing protein — its product is MMLPDGKTFGSMTAPLTEVLPFTEAFHAIVRVRTDDGEGFVLSDEGRAVAAWCREGTKELRGGFALARLLAESSLPCELSRYGDDEYGLALERCRDAGYLIGWESPAEESAAPVTAFPEVEDSATAGSAVPELNEGSLHLILSQPGVVAVSAFYEGFAVQSVGATDFDRIAAISEDLLRAGLKIADDMEMGGLDEIILETPGGKLIIAPFGDLSLCVLTAANANLGLVRVALRSIRWEG
- a CDS encoding roadblock/LC7 domain-containing protein encodes the protein MLKQILTEFLRLDGVTAAVVVGRDGFVIEDAISGDIDTDALGAMASTGMGTSEAMGTELGKGILNQMLVELESGPILLSPLSEDELIAIVAGDRANIGRIRYELKKNKERIIAAL
- a CDS encoding Ni/Fe hydrogenase subunit alpha; its protein translation is MTRLTISPVTRIEGHAEVRIDLDEKGEVSSAHFNVVELRGFEKFLLGAAVEEAPRITPRICGICPTSHHVAAAMATDQIFGAELPATAKKLRELLMAGQYIHSHALHFFMLAAPDFLLGDAPAEERNVIGLAKKVPEIAKKAIEVRKLGQRITEAVGGKPIHPSNAIPGGMSRPLSEDQRQTLLASAQAGLAVAEEGWETARGIMDGVDLSLGAVETAFMGLSDNGVHSVLGGEVKILGKDGSPAGSFTGQEYARQIREYSEDWSYLKFCRLAGGDHYRVGPLARLNIVQSMGTPKADAALAEYHETFGACTQTTLAYNIARYVEFLGACEKAVALLEDPAITGTDVRTPVTGIAAKRGVGIVEAPRGTLIHDYTVDEQGMIEKCNLIVATCQNNYAMDRGIEDVARKVIVGGELTEAASNRIETVIRAYDPCISCATHALGRMPMRIRVVQQSGSGHEIIQEKEVN
- a CDS encoding F420-nonreducing hydrogenase, which gives rise to MKIAIEELAGCSGCTISVLDLHEALLDLVAQADIVYSPVIMDAKEPPEGIDIAFVTGAVRNEENEARLRLLRKRAKTLVAFGTCACYGGVSGLSMLGKQEDLFACVYRSVETADEGNVVPTDVPPFLYRAFAVGDLVKVDYYVTGCPPKEKFLKEILPALVSGNRVELSKKSVCSECDRKMGDVKDWHLKRRYEGIPDREHCLLGQGYLCLGPVTFGRCNASCPHNNVPCHGCNGPSLDILREPCRDIYNMMVKRIADLTDLPQKEVEKEIYDVAHTMYPFTIGSLIMEDKEISKIRDLVKGAGN